One window of Vitis riparia cultivar Riparia Gloire de Montpellier isolate 1030 chromosome 5, EGFV_Vit.rip_1.0, whole genome shotgun sequence genomic DNA carries:
- the LOC117915375 gene encoding peptide methionine sulfoxide reductase B5: MAAEGSIQKSEEEWRAILSPEQFRILRQKGTELQGTGEYDKFYGDGIYNCGGCGTPLYKSTTKFNSGCGWPAFYEGLPGAINRTPDPDGRRTEITCAACGGHLGHVFKGEGFSTPTDERHCVNSVSIKFAPANSSASS; the protein is encoded by the exons ATGGCAGCAGAAGGTTCGATCCAGAAATCAGAGGAAGAGTGGCGCGCTATTCTCTCTCCGGAGCAGTTCCGAATTCTACGGCAGAAAGGAACAGA GTTGCAAGGCACTGGGGAATATGACAAGTTTTATGGAGATGGGATCTACAACTGTGGTGGTTGTGGGACACCGCTCTATAAATCCACTACTAAATTCAACTCTGGTTGTGGCTGGCCTGCTTTCTACGAGGGACTCCCCGGAGCCATAAATCGTACT CCCGACCCAGATGGGAGGAGAACAGAAATTACATGTGCAGCTTGTGGGGGACATTTAGGCCATGTCTTTAAGGGTGAGGGATTCTCAACGCCTACTGATGAACGCCACTGTGTCAATAGCGTTTCGATCAAGTTTGCCCCTGCGAATTCTTCTGCTTCCAGCTGA
- the LOC117914948 gene encoding SAC3 family protein B encodes MGFGKKSGPQYTDLDNPFLHMTHPPSPPPPSSQVTASQRSPRWSDYDAQVYQRPSAAPSLFPSHNSETSISARVSRSQDSKRARSPPVPSMGDEVSRNSKKFVVGSHADSLSENHNRLVLQRMRSPPLAHEKNHSLEGFRSPFAEAQQSSLSSSGWGHRPEVPSSYANLPTHQSVGSVSPYVGSYDSRRSSPTKITDAQAPKRTRSPPILPANEVFQGNIHLAQNNSKRPSISPPRFSGSSVHAPPASQILKKSPPSMLSIDAEAAATKPTSISRTRSPPLHSNDHVFQGNSFSTQDDTEREMQAKAKRLARFKVELEQPVQSSFDIANQKISANRRDLSMVEKQKIAGEHSVDVARSFPDGNALADHEGLEPPSIIIGLCPDMCPESERAERERKGDLDQYERLDGDRNQTNKYLAIKKYNRTAEREAVLIRPMPVLQQTIDYLLNLLYEPYDDRFLGMYNFLWDRMRAIRMDLRMQHIFDLQAISMLEQMIRLHIIAMHELCEYTKGEGFSEGFDAHLNIEQMNKTSVELFQMYDDHRKKGIIVPTEKEFRGYYALLKLDKHPGYKVEPAELSLDLAKMTPEMRQTPEVVFARDVARACRTSNFIAFFRLGKKASYLQACLMHAHFAKLRTQALASLHCGLQNNQGLPVAHVARWLGMEEEDIESLIEYHGFLIKEFEEPYMVKEGPFLNADKDYPTKCSELVHSKKSNTIVEDVASSCQSMSLPSAKATELQLSKDYNHEPIAIASVGTNDYNPATDEEMADFEAVSSPKDGTPIQLMLGPSTVSQQSADGHWVASVSSMACDFALAQKSPESQPTKVGKVGQPNFDALFRNSLEKRRQSHMEAMPQVVSTPVMQERFPVTEFNYPVENSVPQTVVIKDIEDEELTDIHQEVENDVVASSQVEEVAEAKLKLILRIWRRRSSKRRELREQRQLAASAALDLLSLGPPIQHNEDQPSTFSEFNIDQIMRERYQKHEQSWSRLNVSEVVADKLSGRNPDSKCLCWKIIVCSQMNNPGGENMGHRSQVAHFVAGTWLLSKLLPTRKDDDAGLVISLPGLSMWEKWIPSQSDADMTCCLSIVVEAKFDNLNQTALGASAVLFLVSESIPLELQKARLHNLLMSLPSGSCLPLLILSGTYKKDASDPSSAIIDELGLNSIDRSRVSRFSVVFLVQDQQTEHTDGFFSDEQLRKGLYWLASESPLQPILHCVKTRELVLTHLNCSLEVLENMNIYEVGPDQCISAFNDALDRSQGEICVAADANRTSWPCPEIALLEESVHEHRAIKLYLPSIRWSSAARIEPLVCALRGCKLPTFPDDISWLNRGSSMGQEIENQRLLLENCLIRYLTQLSKMMGLALAKREVHVMLQNSTKLELHNSSYYIVPKWVMIFRRVFNWRLMSLSSGPASAAYVLEHYSAAPTKSGSSDKPGLEGSRSSPYCLIHPTLDEMVEVGCSPLLSRKGRSEPEPFQPLPRLVYDSSHVQEYNTNDLEEDEGNFVQGVELAESNGYTYSTDGLRATGSRELVVVTEATMGAGKLSKLVEQCNRLQNMIDKKLSVYF; translated from the exons ATGGGGTTTGGAAAGAAGTCGGGACCACAATACACCGATTTGGACAACCCTTTTCTCCATATGACTCATCCACCTTCGCCACCTCCCCCATCTTCTCAAGTTACTGCTTCTCAGAGATCGCCAAG ATGGAGTGATTATGATGCCCAAGTTTACCAGAGGCCTTCAGCAGCTCCATCACTTTTTCCTTCACATAATTCTGAAACTAGCATTTCAGCTAGGGTTTCCAGATCCCAAGACTCCAAAAGGGCCAGATCTCCTCCTGTACCATCTATGGGTGATGAAGTTTCACGAAACTCCAAAAAATTTGTTGTTGGAAG CCATGCAGATTCTCTTAGTGAAAATCACAATCGCTTAGTTCTACAGAGAATGCGATCACCTCCCTTGGCTCATGAAAAGAATCATTCTCTTGAGGGTTTTCGCTCTCCTTTTGCAGAAGCTCAACA GTCTTCTTTATCTTCCTCTGGATGGGGTCACCGTCCTGAGGTGCCAAGCAGTTATGCTAACCTGCCAACTCATCAATCCGTTGGCTCTGTCTCACCTTATGTTGGTTCTTATGATTCTAGAAGAAGTTCTCCAACTAAGATTACTGATGCTCAAGCCCCCAAAAGAACCAGGTCCCCACCAATACTTCCTGCAAATGAAGTTTTCCAGGGAAATATTCATCTTGCTCAAAATAACTCTAAAAG GCCTTCTATATCTCCTCCAAGGTTCAGCGGGTCAAGTGTTCATGCTCCTCCTGCTTCTCAAATACTTAAGAAGTCCCCACCATCTATGCTCAGTATTGATGCTGAAGCTGCTGCAACCAAGCCCACTAGCATCTCACGGACAAGGTCACCCCCTTTGCATTCCAATGATCATGTCTTCCAGGGAAACTCTTTTTCCACTCAAGATGATACTGAACG GGAAATGCAAGCAAAGGCAAAGCGATTGGCCCGCTTCAAGGTCGAACTAGAGCAACCTGTGCAAAGCAGCTTTGATATTGCTAATCAAAAGATTTCTGCAAATAGACGTGATCTGTCGATGGTGGAGAAGCAAAAAATAGCTGGGGAACATTCTGTGGATGTAGCAAGGAGTTTCCCTGATGGCAATGCTTTAGCTGATCATGAAGGCTTGGAACCACCCAGTATTATTATTGGGTTATGTCCAGATATGTGTCCTG AGTCAGAAAGGGCAGAACGAGAGAGGAAAGGGGATCTTGATCAGTATGAGCGTTTGGATGGGGATAGAAACCAAACCAACAAATATCTTGCTATTAAGAAG TATAATAGGACAGCAGAGAGAGAAGCGGTCTTGATACGTCCCATGCCGGTCCTGCAGCAGACAATTGATTATCTTCTGAATTTGCTATATGAGCCTTATGATGACAGGTTCCTTGGCATGTATAATTTCTTGTGGGATAGGATGAGAGCAATCCGGATGGACCTGAGGATGCAGCACATTTTTGACCTACAGGCTATTAGTATGCTGGAACAAATG ATAAGACTTCATATAATAGCCATGCATGAATTATGTGAATACACAAAAGGAGAGGGATTTTCTGAGGGATTTGATGCACACCTCAATATTGAGCAGATGAACAAAACTTCAGTTGAATTATTCCAAATGTATGATGATCATAGAAAGAAGGGAATAATTGTGCCAACAGAAAAAGAGTTCCGTGGCTATTATGCACTTCTTAAGCTGGACAAGCACCCTGGGTACAAA GTTGAACCTGCTGAGCTCTCACTGGATCTTGCAAAGATGACTCCAGAGATGAGACAAACCCCAGAGGTGGTATTTGCCCGAGATGTAGCAAG AGCTTGCAGAACAAGTAATTTCATTGCTTTCTTTCGGCTTGGGAAGAAAGCAAGTTATCTTCAAGCATGCCTAATGCATGCTCACTTTGCTAAG TTACGAACACAGGCACTTGCTTCTCTACACTGTGGCCTACAGAATAACCAAGGTCTCCCTGTTGCCCATGTTGCCAGGTGGCTTGGGATGGAG GAAGAAGACATAGAAAGCCTTATAGAGTATCATGGGTTCTTGATAAAGGAATTTGAAGAGCCTTATATGGTGAAGGAAGGCCCATTTCTTAATGCTGATAAGGACTATCCCACCAAATGTTCAGAACTTGTCCATTCAAAAAAGTCAAATACTATAGTTGAGGATGTTGCATCTTCTTGTCAATCAATGTCCTTGCCTTCTGCAAAAGCAACAGAGCTTCAGTTGAGTAAGGACTACAATCATGAGCCAATAGCCATTGCATCTGTCGGCACAAATGATTATAACCCTGCAACGGATGAAGAAATGGCTGATTTTGAAGCTGTTTCATCCCCAAAAGATGGCACGCCGATCCAGCTGATGCTTGGGCCATCAACAGTTTCCCAGCAGAGTGCAGATGGCCATTGGGTGGCAAGTGTTAGTTCAATGGCATGTGATTTTGCCTTAGCTCAGAAGTCCCCTGAATCTCAGCCAACTAAAGTTGGAAAAGTGGGGCAACCAAATTTTGATGCACTCTTCAGAAACTCTCTGGAGAAAAGAAGACAGTCTCACATGGAAGCAATGCCACAGGTTGTGTCAACACCAGTTATGCAAGAGAGATTCCCTGTTACTGAATTTAATTATCCTGTGGAAAATTCAGTACCACAAACTGTAGTAATTAAAGATATAGAAGATGAAGAACTTACTGACATTCACcaagaagttgaaaatgatgTTGTGGCAAGTAGTCAGGTTGAAGAAGTCGCGGAAGCTAAACTCAAATTGATCTTAAG AATATGGAGGCGACGTTCTTCAAAGCGAAGGGAGTTGCGTGAACAGAGGCAATTAGCAGCAAGTGCTGCACTAGATTTGCTATCACTGGGCCCACCAATTCAACATAATGAAGAT CAACCAAGCACTTTCAGCGAGTTCAATATTGACCAAATTATGAGGGAGAGATACCAAAAACATGAACAATCCTGGTCCAGGCTGAATGTTTCAGAAGTGGTAGCAGATAAATTGAGTGGAAGAAATCCCGATTCTAAATGTTTGTGCTGGAAAATTATTGTATGTTCCCAGATGAACAACCCAGGAGGAGAAAACATGGGCCATAGGAGCCAAGTTGCCCATTTTGTAGCAGGTACGTGGTTGCTTTCTAAGCTTCTGCCTACCAGAAAAGATGACGATGCTGGTCTAGTAATTTCATTACCCGGGCTGTCTATGTGGGAGAAATGGATTCCTAGCCAATCTGATGCTGATATGACCTGCTGTTTGTCCATTGTTGTGGAAGCAAAATTTGATAATCTAAACCAGACAGCACTTGGTGCAAGTGCAGTTCTTTTCCTTGTATCTGAAAGCATCCCATTGGAGCTTCAAAAGGCCCGACTCCATAACCTTCTGATGTCTTTACCTTCTGGTTCATGCTTGCCACTGCTGATCTTAAGTGGCACATACAAAAAGGATGCTTCAGATCCTTCCTCTGCCATAATTGATGAATTGGGGCTCAACAGCATTGATAGGTCACGTGTAAGTCGCTTTTCAGTTGTTTTCCTTGTTCAAGATCAGCAAACTGAACACACTGATGGGTTTTTCAGTGACGAGCAATTAAGAAAGGGGCTGTATTGGTTGGCTAGCGAATCACCCCTACAACCCATTCTTCACTGTGTCAAAACACGTGAACTGGTTCTGACCCACCTTAATTGTTCTTTGGAGGTTCTTGAAAATATGAACATATACGAGGTGGGTCCAGACCAGTGTATCTCTGCCTTCAATGATGCATTGGATCGATCTCAAGGAGAGATTTGTGTTGCAGCTGATGCAAATCGTACCAGTTGGCCATGTCCTGAGATTGCTTTGCTAGAGGAGTCTGTTCATGAGCATAGAGCCATTAAGCTGTACTTGCCAAGCATAAGATGGAGCTCTGCTGCAAGAATTGAACCCCTTGTATGTGCATTAAGGGGTTGTAAACTCCCTACTTTCCCAGATGATATATCTTGGTTGAACAGAGGTTCCAGCATGGGCCAGGAGATTGAGAACCAGAGATTGCTTCTTGAAAATTGCTTGATCAGATACCTCACTCAGTTGAGTAAGATGATGGGCTTGGCACTGGCAAAAAGGGAGGTCCATGTCATGCTTCAGAACAGCACCAAACTTGAGCTCCATAATTCAAGCTACTATATAGTTCCGAAGTGGGTAATGATTTTCCGACGGGTTTTCAATTGGCGGTTAATGAGTTTATCTAGCGGACCTGCTTCTGCAGCTTATGTTTTGGAGCACTACAGTGCTGCTCCAACAAAATCGGGAAGTTCTGATAAACCAGGGCTTGAAGGTAGCAGATCATCACCGTATTGTTTAATTCATCCCACTCTAGATGAAATGGTTGAAGTTGGCTGTAGCCCCCTTTTATCCAGGAAGGGTCGGTCAGAGCCCGAGCCTTTTCAACCTCTACCAAGATTGGTTTATGATAGTTCTCATGTTCAGGAATATAACACCAATGATTTGGAGGAGGATGAAGGGAATTTTGTACAGGGTGTTGAGTTGGCAGAATCAAATGGTTATACTTACTCAACTGATGGATTAAGGGCTACTGGCAGTAGAGAATTGGTAGTGGTTACTGAGGCAACGATGGGAGCTGGAAAATTAAGCAAGTTGGTAGAGCAGTGTAACAGATTGCAGAACATGATAGATAAGAAGCTTTCAGTTTATTTCTGA
- the LOC117914949 gene encoding probable protein phosphatase 2C 35, with translation MGCVHGKCCSRYPPSSNGDSRDYRERGRYGGRHIISDRLLECVAVPSHNFNLEYSVLSQRGYYPDSPDKENQDSYIIKTEIQGNPNVHFFGVFDGHGQFGAQCSNFVKDRLVEVLSNDPTLLDDPVKVYNSAFLVTNSELHNSEIDDSMSGTTAITVLLIGNTLFVANVGDSRAVIAVKEGNRIIAEDLSYDQTPFRKDEYDRVKLCGARVLSVDQVEGLKDPDIQTWGDEETEGSDPPRLWVQNGMYPGTAFTRSVGDGTAEKIGVIAVPEVSMIELASNHLFFVVASDGVFEFLSSQTVVEMVARYPDPRDACAAIAGESYKLWLEHENRTDDITIIIVHIRDLSDSGANTTAILRTGRGGTPDVSITTGSEVFHST, from the exons ATGGGCTGTGTCCATGGAAAGTGCTGTAGTCGTTACCCACCATCATCAAACGGTGATTCCCGGGACTACCGTGAAAGGGGCCGGTATGGTGGAAGGCACATAATCTCAGACAGGTTGTTGGAGTGTGTTGCTGTTCCTTCTCATAACTTCAATTTGGAGTACTCGGTCCTATCGCAGCGTGGCTACTACCCTGACTCGCCagataaagaaaatcaagacaGTTACATCATCAAAACAGAAATTCAAGGTAACCCCAACGTCCATTTCTTCGGGGTATTTGATGGCCATGGGCAATTCGGTGCTCAGTGTTCGAATTTTGTTAAGGACAGGTTAGTAGAAGTACTATCAAATGATCCCACATTGTTAGATGATCCTGTAAAAGTTTATAATTCAGCCTTTTTAGTGACAAATTCCGAACTACACAATAGTGAGATAGATGATTCAATGAGTGGTACAACGGCGATTACGGTCCTTCTTATTGGGAATACCCTTTTTGTTGCAAATGTGGGTGATTCAAGGGCTGTGATTGCAGTTAAGGAGGGGAATCGAATTATTGCAGAAGATCTGTCTTATGATCAGACACCATTTAGAAAAGATGAATATGATAGAGTGAAGCTTTGTGGGGCCAGGGTTCTGAGTGTGGATCAAGTGGAAGGCCTTAAGGACCCAGATATTCAAACATGGGGTGATGAAGAAACTGAAGGAAGCGATCCTCCAAGGTTGTGGGTACAGAATGGTATGTACCCTGGGACTGCATTTACAAGGAGTGTAGGAGATGGTACAGCTGAGAAAATTGGTGTGATTGCTGTTCCTGAGGTGTCAATGATTGAGCTTGCATCCAATCATCTGTTTTTTGTTGTTGCAAGTGATGGGGTTTTTGAGTTTCTCTCCAGCCAGACCGTTGTCGAGATG GTGGCAAGATATCCAGATCCTAGAGATGCATGTGCAGCCATTGCTGGAGAATCATACAAACTGTGGTTGGAGCATGAAAATCGAACTGATGATATAACAATCATCATTGTACACATTAGAGACCTATCTGAT TCAGGTGCCAATACCACGGCTATTTTGAGGACAGGAAGAGGAGGAACTCCTGATGTATCCATTACTACTGGGTCAGAAGTTTTTCATTCAACG TGA
- the LOC117914168 gene encoding S-adenosylmethionine decarboxylase proenzyme 4, whose amino-acid sequence MAVSGFEGFEKRLELHFSGDDPVVGMGLRHLDFESLEQVLHAVQCTVVSAVGNHYFDAYVLSESSLFVYPTKIIIKTCGTTQLLKSIPPLLHHGRHLGLAMCGCRYTRGSFIFPKAQPFPHTSFRDEVIYLEQSLPSTLCYRKASVMPSKMSSHSWHVFSASDEPHMVLQHMPDVLYTLEVCMTDLDRVLARKFFLRPGAGKAGDVAGKEMTELTGIGDINPGALICDFAFDPCGYSMNGIDGDRYSTIHVTPEDGYSYASFECVGSIYDDQNDVVQVLKKVVQVFRPATMSVSTTCTSHEVWTRVATALEPMGLKCRSCAVDEFPAAGSMVFQTFTTRRKEKRLVEVDM is encoded by the coding sequence CTGTCTCTGGTTTCGAAGGCTTCGAGAAGCGCCTGGAGCTCCACTTCTCTGGTGATGATCCTGTGGTCGGAATGGGTCTCCGGCACCTGGATTTCGAGTCGCTGGAGCAGGTGCTGCATGCTGTGCAATGCACTGTGGTGTCGGCGGTGGGAAACCACTACTTCGACGCGTATGTGTTGTCGGAATCGAGTCTGTTTGTCTACCCCACCAAGATTATCATCAAGACATGTGGTACCACCCAGCTGTTGAAATCAATCCCTCCATTGCTCCACCATGGACGCCACTTGGGTCTGGCTATGTGCGGGTGTAGGTACACCAGAGGCAGCTTTATCTTCCCCAAAGCGCAGCCCTTCCCCCATACTAGCTTTAGAGATGAAGTTATCTACTTGGAACAGAGCTTGCCCAGTACTCTCTGCTACAGAAAAGCTTCTGTTATGCCCTCCAAGATGTCTTCTCATTCATGGCATGTCTTCTCGGCAAGCGACGAGCCTCACATGGTGCTCCAGCATATGCCCGATGTGTTGTACACGCTAGAGGTCTGCATGACCGACCTCGACCGCGTCCTCGCTCGAAAATTCTTCCTCCGTCCCGGAGCTGGGAAGGCCGGCGACGTGGCCGGAAAGGAGATGACGGAGCTCACGGGCATCGGCGACATCAATCCCGGCGCTCTCATCTGCGACTTCGCGTTCGACCCATGTGGGTACTCCATGAATGGGATCGACGGCGACCGTTACTCCACAATCCACGTAACCCCGGAGGACGGCTATAGCTACGCCAGCTTCGAGTGCGTGGGCTCAATCTACGAcgaccaaaacgacgtcgtccAGGTGCTGAAGAAGGTGGTGCAAGTGTTCCGGCCGGCAACCATGTCCGTTTCCACCACCTGCACCAGCCACGAAGTGTGGACACGCGTGGCCACCGCTCTTGAGCCGATGGGATTGAAATGCCGGAGCTGCGCGGTGGACGAGTTCCCGGCTGCCGGAAGCATGGTGTTTCAAACGTTCACGACTCGCCGGAAGGAGAAGAGGTTGGTGGAAGTAGACATGTGA